In Nocardioides palaemonis, a single genomic region encodes these proteins:
- a CDS encoding LLM class F420-dependent oxidoreductase — MRLATLLMYDGNPRKAADDVVALERAGLDSVWVAEAYGFDSPTLMGYLAAKTETVQIGSGILNIYSRTPGALLQTVAGLDNVSQGRAILGLGVSGPQVIEGFHGVPYRKPLARTAEVVEIIRRGLKREPLTSDGEFHLPLTKEHGAVTGLGKPLKILTKVERDTVPIWIASLGPKNVQQTAEIADGWIPHLFHPEKAHLVWGDALAAGNAKRLDGLAPLQVMAGGMLAIGEGPETKALLDFARPIFALYVGGMGAKGKNFYNDVARAYGYEEEAEKIQDLYLSGKKKEAEALVPTEWLEAANLVGPESYVKERIAAFREAGVTDLNITPVSDDPAATVAQVKEWVS, encoded by the coding sequence ACGACGTGGTCGCCCTCGAGCGGGCCGGGCTCGACAGCGTGTGGGTCGCGGAGGCGTACGGCTTCGACTCCCCCACGCTGATGGGCTACCTCGCCGCGAAGACGGAGACCGTGCAGATCGGGTCCGGCATCCTCAACATCTACTCGCGCACGCCGGGTGCCCTGCTGCAGACCGTCGCGGGTCTCGACAACGTCAGCCAGGGCCGCGCGATCCTCGGGCTCGGGGTCAGCGGCCCGCAGGTGATCGAGGGCTTCCACGGCGTGCCCTACCGCAAGCCGCTGGCCCGCACCGCCGAGGTCGTCGAGATCATCCGCCGCGGCCTCAAGCGGGAGCCGCTCACCTCCGACGGCGAGTTCCACCTCCCGCTCACGAAGGAGCACGGCGCCGTCACAGGGCTCGGCAAGCCGCTCAAGATCCTCACGAAGGTCGAGCGCGACACCGTCCCGATCTGGATCGCCTCGCTCGGCCCGAAGAACGTCCAGCAGACCGCCGAGATCGCCGACGGCTGGATCCCCCACCTCTTCCACCCCGAGAAGGCCCACCTGGTCTGGGGCGACGCCCTCGCCGCCGGCAACGCCAAGCGGCTCGACGGCCTCGCCCCGCTCCAGGTGATGGCCGGCGGCATGCTCGCGATCGGCGAGGGACCGGAGACCAAGGCCCTGCTCGACTTCGCCCGTCCGATCTTCGCGCTCTACGTCGGCGGCATGGGCGCGAAGGGCAAGAACTTCTACAACGACGTCGCCCGCGCCTACGGCTACGAGGAGGAGGCGGAGAAGATCCAGGACCTCTACCTCTCGGGGAAGAAGAAGGAGGCCGAGGCGCTGGTGCCGACCGAGTGGCTCGAGGCCGCCAACCTCGTCGGCCCCGAGTCGTACGTCAAGGAGCGGATCGCCGCCTTCCGCGAGGCCGGCGTCACCGACCTCAACATCACGCCGGTCAGCGACGACCCGGCCGCAACGGTGGCCCAGGTGAAGGAATGGGTGTCCTGA